CGGCGAACGCATTGATCCAGCCGCCGATATCGTCGGCGGATGCCTGCAAGGTCGCACCACGGTCCAGAGGATCGCGTGAAGGCACGGTGAGCGCGCGTTGACCTTCCTCCGGTGCTTCCGGCGCGGCCATGCCAAGAGAACCGATGCTGCTCAGGAGCAGATTGACGTCGTGCGTCTTGGGCAGGCGATCGATGACGACTTGGGTGAAAAACGTGAACTCACCGCGAAAAGCGCGAATCAACGCCTGGCGTGCGAGCAAGGCATCAGCCTCTAATTCGGCCTGAAGAAGGGCCGCGGCTTCGGACGAAAGATCATCCTGGCGTGTGAGCCAGTAAACGCCGTCCAGGGAAATTTGCCATACGCCAGCCGCCTGGATCAGGGGAACGATACCTTCTTGAGCTTTAAGAAAAGCGCGCGCCAGCCGAAGGTTTTCCACGGCGGCATTGATCGCGGCGGGATGGTTTCCGGCGAGCCACGACGCTTTCAGTGATGCGAGCCGCACTGCCGCGAGTTGACGCAGAGGCTGGTGATCCGGGAAGGGCGTTTCGGGGCCGGAAATCGCAGGCAGCTGAAACGCTTCGCTTGGCTGCACAACGAGCTGGTTGAGCACGGGTGCGATCGAGTCCAGCCACGTGATCAAGGCGGCATCTTTGGCGGCGTCGGAATCTTCCATCGGCGATGTCAGAATCTGGAGTGACTCGATCAGGGCGAGGTCGTTGGGGAAGAGCTGCGGCAGCAGTGGACGCCAGCGATCCAAGGCGTTGGTGCCGGTGGCTAATTCGTGGCGCGGCAGCAGCCGGGTTTCCCAAGATGGCGTGCTTCGGTGAACGCAGCCATTCGTCAGCACACAGATCAACGCGAACAACAGGGCGAGGCGGCGCATGGGTTAAGGTGCCGCTTTCTTGCAAAGGGCGTCGAGACTGCTTTTGGTAAAAGCCTACTGCGGCGCCGGGTAAAATCCCGACGTCGCTTCCCTTAACCCTTCGCTTCCGGTTTCTATGAAACGTATCCTTATATCGTTATTCTTCGCAGCGCTCACCCTTGGTTCTTTGAATGCCGCCGATGCTAAATGGCTCACTAACTATGATGCCGCGGTTAAACAGGCGGCGGCCCAGAAAAAGCCGCTGCTCATCGATTTCACCGGTTCGGATTGGTGCGGTTGGTGCATCCGTCTGGACAAGGAAGTTTTCTCGCAGCCCGAGTTTGTGGATTATGCCTCCAAGAACCTGGTTCTCTTGAAGCTCGATTTTCCGCGTGAGAAAGAGCTGCCTGCGGCGCAGAAGGCGCAGAATGAAAAGCTCGCCAAGAAATACGAAGTCCAAGGCTACCCTACCATCGTCGTGCTTGATGCCACGGGTAAACAAGTGGGTGAGCTCGGCTATGAGAAGGGTGGCCCGACCAAGTGGATCGCTTCGTTGGAGAAGGTGACGAAGAAATAAGACCGCTTTTAAAAGCGTGCCCGATGACGGCATTTTAAAAGACGCTTCCGCTGTGAAGCGTCTTTTTTTGGACATAAAAAAACGCGTCCGGTAAGGGACGCGTTTGAAGAGCAGGGTTGTTGGGCAACTCAGCGCTGGCGGCGTTTGAGGGCGAGCTGGACGCCGGCGAAACGCACGAGGCTGTGAAGCGTTTCCTGTTCGGCCGGATCGAGGTGGGCCGACTCTTTGAGCTGGGCCTCGGCACGCTTGAGGGCGTCTTCGACGGCGGCTTCATCGATCTTCTCTTCGTTGATGGCGCGTTCAGCGAGGATCGAGACCTTGTCGCCTTCGACCTGGGCGAAGCCCGAGCCGACCGCGATGTAGTGCTGCTTGCCGTCCTTCGTCACGCACAGCTCGCCGTCGGCTACTTGCGTGAGCAACGGAATGTGTCCGGGAAGGATGCCGATTTCACCGTCCACGGTCGGGATGACCACGGTTTCGATGGTATCGGAATAAACCCGGGCTTCGGGAGTGACGATTTCGAGGGTGAGGGACATGGGCTGGGTCTTTCTCTTTCCTCTTTCGCTTTCCTCTTTCTCCCCCCTTTCGACTGACGAAAGAGAAAGATTAAGAGGAAAGCGAAAGATACGGATTACTTCTTCGCGGAAGCGGCGATGACTTCATCGATGCCGCCCTTCATGTAGAAGTCGCCCTCGGGGACGTGGTCGAGTTCGCCATCGAGGATCATCTTGAAGCCGCGGACGGTGTCCTTGACGGCGACGTATTTGCCGGGAGCGCCGGTGAACACCTCGGCGACCGCGAACGGCTGCGAGAGGAAGCGCTGGATCTTACGGGCGCGGTAAACGGTCTGCTTGTCCTCGGGGGACAATTCGTCGAGACCGAGAATCGCGATGATGTCTTGAAGATCCTTGTAGCGCTGGAGGACGCGCTGGAGCTCGCGGGTGACCTTGTAGTGCTCTTCGCCGACGATCGAGGGCTCGAGGGCCTTTGACACGGAAGCGAGAGGATCGACGGCCGGATAGATACCGAGCTCGGCGATGGAACGCTCCAACACGATGGTGGAGTCCAAGTGAGCGAAGGTGTTGGCGGGGGCCGGGTCGGTCAAGTCGTCGGCTGGCACGTAAACGGCCTGCACGGAGGTGATGGAACCCTTCTTCGTCGAGGTGATGCGCTCTTGGAGGAGACCCATCTCGGAGGAGAGCGTGGGCTGGTAACCCACCGCGGAGGGCGAGCGACCAAGGAGGGCGGACACTTCGGAACCGGCCTGCGAGAAACGGAAAATGTTGTCGATGAAGAGCAACACGTCCTGGTTTTTCTCGTCGCGGAAATACTCGGTCATGGCGAGCGCCGAGAGGGCGACGCGCATACGGGCACCCGGGGGCTCGTTCATCTGGCCGTAAACGAGGGCGACCTTGGACTCGCCGAGGTTGTCCTGCTTGATGACGCCGGCCTCGGACATTTCGTGGTAAAGGTCGTTACCTTCACGGGAGCGCTCGCCGACGCCGGCGAACACCGAGTAACCGCCGTGGGCCTTGGCGATGTTGTTGATGAGCTCGAGAATGACGACCGTCTTGCCGACGCCGGCACCGCCGAACGCACCGGCTTTACCGCCCTTGATGAAGGGGCAGATCAAGTCGATGACCTTGATGCCGGTCTCGAGGATCTCGGCCTTGGTGTCCTGGTCCGCGAGCGCGGGAGCGGCGCGGTGGATCGGGTAACGCTTGGTGTGAACAACCGGACCTTTGCCGTCCACGGGATCGCCGGTGACGTTGAAGATGCGGCCGAGGATGCCGTCACCGACGGGGACGGTGATCGGGTTGCCGGTGTCGACGACATCGGCGCCACGCACGAGGCCCTCGGAGGAGGACATCGCGATCGTGCGGACGACGCCTTCGCCGAGATGCTGCTGGATCTCGAGGGTGAGACGTTCCGGTTTTCCGGAGACAGTGAAGTCGACGGTCAGCGCCTGGTAGATGGGCGGGACGTTGTTTTCGGTGAACTGGACGTCAACGACGGGGCCGATGACCGAGACGATTTTGCCGATGTTGCTCATGGACGATAAAGGGTGGGTTGGGTTTGTATTTAAAATCTAATTACGCAGCGAACGACGAGGCGGCGATCTCCAGGATTTCCTGGGTGATGGCAGCCTGACGGGCCTTGTTGTATTCGAGGCTCAATTCGCCGACCAGCTTGGTGGCGTTGTCCTTGGCGGTCTTCATCGCGACCATGCGGGCCGAGTGCTCGGAGGCCTTCGAGGAAAGCACGAGCTGGTAGACATGGCGGTTGAGGTAGAACGGGATCAACGCTTCGAGAACCTTGCGGGGGCTGGGCTCGAAAAGCATGTCACGGTCGTCGCGCTTCGGCGTGGTGCCCGCCTCGGCGTGAACGTTCTCGATGAACGAGGCGAGGCTCGTCAGCGGGAGCACGGGGCGCACGGTCGGCTCCTGCACGAGGGTGTTGCGGAAGCGGGAGTAGATGACCTCGACGGTGTCGATCTCGCCGTCGAGATACTGCTTCACCATGAGTTCGACGGCGACCTTGATCTCACCGAACGGCACGCGGTCCTGCACGGCGAAATCGGCGACGAGTTCGCGGTGGGTGCGGGCAAGGAACTGGGCGCCTTTGCGGCCGATGGCGAAGAACTTGGCCGGCGTCTTGATCTCGGTGACGAGCTTGAAGAGGTTGGCGTTGAGGGGACCGCAGAGACCCTTGTCGGTGGTGACAAGGAGGATGCCGCGGGTCTTGATGTCGCGCTTGGCGAGGAAGACATTCTCAAGCTCGGCAACGCGGGGGGCGAGAGCCGCCAGCATGTCGGACATGAGCTGCGTGTAGGCGCGTCCGGCGAGGGCCGCCTGCTGCGCCTTCTTCATCTTCGACGCGGCGACGAGCTCCATCGCCTTGGTGATCTGGCGGGTGTTTTTGACCGACTTGATGCGCCGGCGGATGTCGCGTGTTGAGGCCATGGATACGGTGGGTGCGAAGGGTTAGAGCGAAAAACCTAGGCGCCGATTAGGCGGTGTAGGTGCTCTTCCACTCTTCGAGGGCGGCGACGATCTTGGCTTCGAGGTCCTTGTCCAAGGCGGCCTTGGTGCGGATTTCGGTGAGCAGCGCGTCTTTGCGGGAAGCGAAGAAGTCGCGGATCGAGACGGAAGCGGCGGTGACCTTCTTGATGTCGAGGCCGTCGTAGAAACCCTTTTGGAGGGCGTAGATGGTGACGGCCTGGAGCTCGATGGAGATCGGGCTGAAGGCGGGCTGCTTGAAGAGCTCAACGATACGACCACCGCGGTCGAGCTGGGCCTTGGTCTTGGCGTCGAGGTCGGAACCGAACTGGGCGAAGGCGGCGAGTTCGCGGAACTGGGCGAGCTCACCCTTGAGCTTACCACCGACTTGCTTGGTGACCTTGATCTGGGCGGACGAACCGACGCGCGAGACGGAGAGACCGACGGACACGGCGGGACGGATGCCTTGGTTGAAGAGGTCGGTCTCGAGGAACACCTGACCGTCGGTGATCGAGATCACGTTGGTCGGGATGTAGGCGGACACGTCGCCGGCCTGGGTTTCGATGATGGGGAGCGCGGTGAGCGAGCCCTTGCCGTCAAGACGGGCGGAGCGCTCGAGGAGGCGGGAGTGCAGGTAGAACACGTCACCGGGATAGGCTTCGCGGCCGGAGGGACGCTTCAGGATGAGCGAGATCTGGCGGTAGGCGACGGCGTGCTTGGAAAGGTCATCATAAACGATGAGGGCATCCATGCCGTTTTCCATGAACCATTCGCCGATGGCGGCACCGGAGAAAGGGGCGATGTATTGGTTGGCGGCGTTGTCGGCGGCGGGAGCGCCGACGATGCAGGTGAACTCAAACGCGCCGGCCGCCTCGAGGGCGTTGATGGTGCGGACGATGTTGGAGTTCTTCTGGCCGACGGCGACGTAGATGGAGTAAACGGGGCGGAACTTGGGATCGCCGGAAGCGAGGCCGACCTTGTTGATCTTGGCCTGGTTGATGATGGTATCGATCGCGATGGTGGTCTTGCCGGTGCCGCGGTCGCCGATGATGAGTTCGCGCTGGCCGCGACCGATCGGGATCATGGAGTCGATGGCCTGAATGCCGGTGAAGAGCGGCTGGTTGACCGATTTGCGGGACATGACGCCGGGAGCGATGCGCTCGACGGGGTAGGTCTCGGTGGCGCCGAGGGGGCCCTTGCCGTCCACGGGATTGCCGAGCGCGTCAACGACGCGGCCGAGGAGGGCCATGCCGACGGGAACGGAGAGGAGCTTGCCGGTGGTGGAGACTTCGTCGCCTTCCTTGAGCTGGGAGACGTCACCGAGGACGACGGCACCGACTTCGTCGGCACCGAGGTTGAGCGCGATACCGATCACGCCGTTGGGGAACTGCACCATCTCGTTGTAGGCGACGTCGGAGAGACCGTCGATCTTGGCAACGCCGTCGGCGACGGTGCGGATGATACCGGTGTTCTTACGGACGGCTTTGGAGGAAAGCTTCGCGATCTGCTGTTCGATTTGTTCGATGACCGTGCTCATGGGTTTTGTTTTTAGAAAGGGTTCGGAGGGAGAAAATCAGACGCTCTGGGAAAGGGTCGCCAGCTGGCTGGCGATGGACGACTCGTAGACATCGTCACCGATGCGCACGCGCAGGCCGGCGAAAAGATCCGGATTGGCCTTGGCGGTCGTGGTGACGGGGCGGTGGTAACGTTGGGAAAGAGCGCCGGCGATGGCGGCGAAGGTGCTCTCGCTGACCGGGCCGGCGTGTTCGACGACGGCGACGCCCTTGGCGATCTCGGCAGCCACCAACCGTTGGTAGGCTTTGAGGAGGGGCAGGCCGTTGGCGGCCTGGTTCTTCTCAACGTAGCCGAGCACACCGGCGACGCGCTCTTCGGAGAGACGGCCGTCCACGAGGCTCAGTTTGAAGAGCTGGCGGGCGAGCTGCTGAATCTGGAGTTTGCCGGTGGCCATGACGGGTGATTAAACGGTGGTGAGCTCGCGGGCGGCGGCTTCGTTGTATCCGGCGCGGTCGGCATCGGAAAGTTTCTTGGCGAGGACGCGCTCGGTCGTGGCAACGACGAGGCGGGCGATCTCGGTGCGGGCGTCGTCGAGCATCTTCTTGTGCTCAAGACCGATGGCCTGCTGGGCCTTGGCGAGCTGGGCGGCGGCGCGCTCGGTGGAGGCGGCGGCTTCGCGCTCGGAGAGTTCCTTGGCGGTCTTGCGGGCCTCGTCGATGATCTTGTTGGCGGCGAGCTGGGCGTCCTTGAGCTGGGTGGCGGCCTGGGCTTGCGCGGCGGCGAGCTGGGCGGCGGTGGCTTCGGCGTTCTTGAGGCCGGCGTCGATCTTGGCGTTGCGCTCGTCCATCGTGGCGATGATCGGCTTGATCGCGAACTGGTAGAGGACGACGGCGAGGATGGTGAAGCTCAGGAGCTGCATCCCGACGTTAACGCCGTCGATGCCGAACTTGGTCACAAGGTCGTGAACAAGGCCGCCCTCGGTGCCAGCGTGGGCATGGGCGTCGTGCGCGGTTTCAACGGCGGGATTGGCGGCGGCCAGAAGAAGGGAGAGCATGGCTTAAAAGACGAAGGAGGGAAAAGGGGTTGGCTCCGTGGCGGGTAAGCACCGCGGAGCCGGGACACTATACTAAGACTTACTTGGCAAGGAACAGCGCGAGGAGGCCGAGACCTTCAGCGAGCGCCATACCGAGAATGGACTGAACGAGGATCTTGCCGGACGCGCCGGGGTTGCGACCGACGGCTTCAGCGGCCTTGGTGCCGATGAGACCGACAGCGATGGCGGCGGCGATGAGGCCGGCAGCGGAAGCGATATTACCAGTGATTTCAGCGAGGAACATGTGTGTAGGTTTTGGTTGGTTTGGATTGCGTCCGGTGGTGCACGTTTGGTGTGGCGCGTGGGCCCGTGGTCACCCTCAGACAAAGTGGGAAACTTAGTGGGCCGCCTCCTTGGCGTGACCGTGATCGGAACCGTGTTCTTCGTCGTGGTGGTCGTCGCCGTGGTTGCAGATGAGGCCGATGTAAACGGCGGTCAGCAGGGTGAAGACGAGGCCTTGGACGAAGCCGACGAGCAACTCGAGGAAATAGAAAGGCGGCAGGAAGTGCATCGCGTGAAGGAGGTTCTCACCGCCGAACACGTTGCCGAAAAGACGCATCGAAAGAGTCACCGGACGGATGAAGATCGAAACGACTTCGATCAAACCGACGACGATGAAGACCAGCGAGAGGCCCCAATACATGGCGGGGGCGAGTTCCTTCTTGTCGGCCTTGTTGCCGAAGAGGTCTTTGATGAGCAGGCCGGGACCGGCGTAACGCATCACGATGATGAACCAAGCGCCGAAGGAAACCAGTGCGAGGGCGATGGTGCCGTTCAGCTCGGAAGTGTGAGGGCGTATCAGCGGAGTAATTACGTGGAAGTGTCCGGCCGCATCGGTCTGGCCCCAGCCGACCGTGCCGACAAACGGCAGCAGGCCCGACCAGTTGTGCAGAACGATGAACACGAAAAGCGTGAGGAGAACAGGGAACGCCATCGGCATGGCTTTCTTGCCGACGATGGGTTCGTAGAGATCACGAAGACCGGTGATGGCGTCTTCAACGATGGCTTGGCCGCGCGAGGGGACCAGCTTCGGTTTGCCGACCATCCAGCGAATAACGAGGATGATCGCGATGGTGATCACCCAGCTCGTGAGGATACTGTTGGTCACGGGCACGCCGAGGACTTCCTTAAGGGAGGAGGCGGCCTCGTGTCCGCCTTCAGCGGCGAACGCGGTCGCGCCTGATGCGAGCAACAACGTCGAAAGTGCGAGGGTTTTGACTGCGGACATGGGGGCGCGGAAGGGCAAGGCGTGAATGGAAAAAGACAAGACGTAGGCTGACGGTTTTGTGGTCGTCAACCCCTGAAATTAAGCGGCCTTATGGTTGTGTGAGGAATAAGCTATGCCAACGGCGGGCGCGGCATTGCTAATTCTGCTAATCGTAACCTCACCCTTGCGGATGTGTAATCGCCGCCCGGCGGGCGATGAACGACTGGTGGGCTTCGGCGCGTTGCTGGAAGACGGTTGCCAATTCGAAAGGCCATGGCTCCTGCGGGCAGAGGTTCCAGTCGGCATGTTCGGTGACAAATTGCTGCGCTTGAGCGAAATAAGGCGCATGATCGGTGCGGAAACAGAAGCGGGCGCCCTCCCCTGCCTTGGACGCGAGCAGTGAAAGGAACTCCGGTTGGAGCACGCGGTTTTTCCAGTGCCGGCGCTTGGGCCAAGGGTCTGAGAACAAAAGAAAGATCTCCGCCAGCCGGGTTTCGGCGGGGAGTGCCTCCAGAAAAACCCCGACGTCGGCGCGCAGCCAGGAGATGTTCTTCAGTTTTGCGCGATCGGATTTGCGGGCGGAGCGATCCAGCCGGTCGCCGATCAAATCGATGCCGATACAATAGCGTTCCGGATACGCTTGGGCGTAGGCGGTGAGATAATGGCCGTGGCCGCTGCCGATTTCCAGAGTCAGCGGCAGCTTGGTTTCGAGCAGCGGTGCTAGGAGTGCGCGCAGTTCGGCGAGTCGGGTGGCGGTGATGGCTTGGGCGGTTTCCAGCGGCATGGAGGGAAGCGAATTATGCGGGGAGTTGCGCTTCCTCAATCACGAATCAGCACCGTCGCGAAATCGGCGGAGTGGCGGCCTGTGCAGTGAAGGCCGGTCAGACGTGGCCGTTGGTGCGTAGCGGGAGGCTGAAGTGGAACGTGGTCCCCTGCCCTTGCTTGCTCTCGACCCAGACGCGTCCGCCGTGGAGCTGCACGATGTGCTTAACGATGGAGAGGCCCAGGCCGGTGCCGCCCTTGTCGCGCGAACGGCCTTTATCCACGCGGTAAAAGCGTTCGAACAGGTGGGGCAGATCTTCGGCGGGGATGCCGGGTCCGTTGTCGCGCAGGCTTACGATGATTTCGCCCAGACCTTGCAGACGGGCCGAGAGTTCGATGCGCGAGCCTTTGCCGGTGTATTTGAGGGCGTTGTCGAGGAGGTTTTCGACGACTTGGGTGACCTTAAGCGGATCAATCAGCAAAAGCCCGATCGCGGGGTCCACCGAGAGATCGAGGGTGTGGCCAGAAGCGGAGGGGCGACCGTGGTAATCATCGATGATATCGGTGAGCAGCGTCTGCAGGTTGACGGATTCGCGATGCAGGCCGGGGTTGATCGACTCCAAGCGTGAGAGCACCAGCAGATCTTCGAGCAGGGAGTTGAGGCGCTCGGTGTGGCGCTGGATGGTTTTTAAGAAGCGCTCGCGGTCGTCGACGGGGATGTCGTGGTGGCCGTCCACGAGGGTTTCGACGTAACCTTTGATCACGCTGAGCGGGGTGCGTAACTCGTGGGAGACGTTGGCCACGAAATCCTTGCGGATGGATTCGAGTTTCTTCTGCTTGGTGATGTCGTGGAGCACGAAGAGCGTCCAGGGCCCGCGCGAGTTGCCCTGGCTTTGAATGGTTGTGCCGGTGACTTCCAGCCATGTCGTGTGGCCGTCTTCGGAGAATTCGACTTCTTGCTGGGGCTGGGCTTTGCCGAGCCGGACGGATTCCACGTAGGTGAGGAAGGCGACACTGTGCAGAACCAGCTCGAGGCGGTGGCCAATGATCTGGTTCGAAGCGCGCGGGGAGATCGCCTGGAGGGCTTTGTTGGCGAGCAGGATGTAGTTGCTCGCATCGACTATGAGAACGGCCTCCTGCAAACTGCCCAGCGTGGCTTCAAGTTGGGCGAGCTGGCCGGTGCGTTGTTGCTGCAACTGGCCGACCTCGGTGATCAGTTCGTTGCTCGCGAGGCGCAGGCGTTCCCACGCGGGGCCGGCGGCGCCGGGCAGATCTTCGCTGAGCAACAGCTGTTTACGGAAGATCGCCTGTTGTAGGGCGCTCACGGCCCGCCGATGCGACAGGGCTTTTAACAAGGTGATACCCAGCGCGATGGTCAGGGCGATCGTAAGGAAGATAAACATGCGCGGATGCGTGCGGCAGCCAGAGGGATTTGGCTGCGGGCGACCGGAGGGTCAACTCTGGTGAGTTCAGGCTTCTTGGGCGCGTTTTTCCGCCATGCGGTAACCGACGCCGCGGATGGTCTCGATCCAGTCGGCCTCGGTGCCGAGCTTCTCGCGCAGGCGGCGGACGTGCGTATCGACGGTGCGCGTCTCGATCTCGGTCTCGTAATTCCAGACGTTGAGCAAGAGATGTTCGCGGGTTTGCACGCGTCCGCGGCGTTCCATGAGAAGCTTGAGAAGGTTGAACTCGGTGGCGGTGAGTTCGACGGGCTGGCCGTGGATCTGAACTTCGTGCCGCTCGGTATCGACGACGATTTCGCCGACTTGGAGGCGCTTGGGCTCCTCGGGTGCGCCTTCTGAAAGGCGGCGTAGAATGGTCTGCACACGAAGAACTAATTCCTTGGTGCTAAATGGCTTGCAGATGTAATCATCGGCGCCGGTTTCCAGGCCTTGGACGCGGTCATTTTCCTCGGCTTTGGCGGTGAGGAAGATGACGGGGACTTTTTTAAGTTTGGGGTCCGCACGGAGCATCCGACAGATCTGGATGCCATTGAGGTCGGGCATCATGACATCGAGGATGACGAGGTCGGGCAGAAAGGTGCGGGCGGTGCCGATGCTGGCGTTGGGATCATTGACGACGGCGACCTCAAAGCCCTTGGCCTTGAGGCTATACGCGACGAGCGCGGACACGTCGGATTCGTCGTCCACCACGAGGATTTTTTTCGGTTTAACGTCTGCCATAATCGTAACAATAGCCGATGTAGGCGTTGGCTCCTAGTGGATTTAGGTTCCGTTTCACAAATGTTACAGCGACACCGGAATGACGGAATCTGCCTGTTGTCGTCAGCTTAAGGTCTATCGCCCTCCCCTGCCCGCTTCGATAAGAATCATTAAGATGCTAATGTCGGCGGGGTTAACACCACTGATGCGGCTCGCTTGGCCCAAGGTGTAGGGCCGGATTTCGGCGAGTTTCTGGGCGCTTTCCTTGCGCAGGCCGCGGACTTGTAGGAAGTCGATATGCGGGGGGATTTTGATTTTTTCGATCTCGCTAAGCTTGGCGATCTGACGCTCTTCACGGGACAGGTAACCTTGGTGGCTGACGCGATAGAGGACTTCCTGGCGCAGGCCTTCAGGCTGGGCTAGGAAATCGGCAGGCAATGCTGGCATGGATTGCAAGGGTCCGGTCACCGCGCGACGGATGGAATCGCCGAAGGTCCCCTGCCCTGCCGGTGCTTTGGAGGTTTCGAGGAAATTGATCCAGTGCTCGGTCTGACGCTTGGAGTCCTCCATGCGGGCCAGCCGTGTCGATGAAACGAGTCCGTGGGCTTTCGCGTGATGCTGAAGCCGCAGCTCGGCGCTGCCATGCGTGAACAGCAGCCGGTATTCGGCGCGGCTGGTGAACATGCGGTAAGGCTCGTTGGTGCCCTTGGTCACGAGATCGTCGATCAGGACG
This window of the Rariglobus hedericola genome carries:
- a CDS encoding ATP synthase F0 subunit C, whose translation is MFLAEITGNIASAAGLIAAAIAVGLIGTKAAEAVGRNPGASGKILVQSILGMALAEGLGLLALFLAK
- a CDS encoding F0F1 ATP synthase subunit A, translating into MSAVKTLALSTLLLASGATAFAAEGGHEAASSLKEVLGVPVTNSILTSWVITIAIILVIRWMVGKPKLVPSRGQAIVEDAITGLRDLYEPIVGKKAMPMAFPVLLTLFVFIVLHNWSGLLPFVGTVGWGQTDAAGHFHVITPLIRPHTSELNGTIALALVSFGAWFIIVMRYAGPGLLIKDLFGNKADKKELAPAMYWGLSLVFIVVGLIEVVSIFIRPVTLSMRLFGNVFGGENLLHAMHFLPPFYFLELLVGFVQGLVFTLLTAVYIGLICNHGDDHHDEEHGSDHGHAKEAAH
- the atpG gene encoding ATP synthase F1 subunit gamma: MASTRDIRRRIKSVKNTRQITKAMELVAASKMKKAQQAALAGRAYTQLMSDMLAALAPRVAELENVFLAKRDIKTRGILLVTTDKGLCGPLNANLFKLVTEIKTPAKFFAIGRKGAQFLARTHRELVADFAVQDRVPFGEIKVAVELMVKQYLDGEIDTVEVIYSRFRNTLVQEPTVRPVLPLTSLASFIENVHAEAGTTPKRDDRDMLFEPSPRKVLEALIPFYLNRHVYQLVLSSKASEHSARMVAMKTAKDNATKLVGELSLEYNKARQAAITQEILEIAASSFAA
- a CDS encoding sensor histidine kinase yields the protein MFIFLTIALTIALGITLLKALSHRRAVSALQQAIFRKQLLLSEDLPGAAGPAWERLRLASNELITEVGQLQQQRTGQLAQLEATLGSLQEAVLIVDASNYILLANKALQAISPRASNQIIGHRLELVLHSVAFLTYVESVRLGKAQPQQEVEFSEDGHTTWLEVTGTTIQSQGNSRGPWTLFVLHDITKQKKLESIRKDFVANVSHELRTPLSVIKGYVETLVDGHHDIPVDDRERFLKTIQRHTERLNSLLEDLLVLSRLESINPGLHRESVNLQTLLTDIIDDYHGRPSASGHTLDLSVDPAIGLLLIDPLKVTQVVENLLDNALKYTGKGSRIELSARLQGLGEIIVSLRDNGPGIPAEDLPHLFERFYRVDKGRSRDKGGTGLGLSIVKHIVQLHGGRVWVESKQGQGTTFHFSLPLRTNGHV
- the atpF gene encoding F0F1 ATP synthase subunit B yields the protein MLSLLLAAANPAVETAHDAHAHAGTEGGLVHDLVTKFGIDGVNVGMQLLSFTILAVVLYQFAIKPIIATMDERNAKIDAGLKNAEATAAQLAAAQAQAATQLKDAQLAANKIIDEARKTAKELSEREAAASTERAAAQLAKAQQAIGLEHKKMLDDARTEIARLVVATTERVLAKKLSDADRAGYNEAAARELTTV
- a CDS encoding thioredoxin family protein, translated to MKRILISLFFAALTLGSLNAADAKWLTNYDAAVKQAAAQKKPLLIDFTGSDWCGWCIRLDKEVFSQPEFVDYASKNLVLLKLDFPREKELPAAQKAQNEKLAKKYEVQGYPTIVVLDATGKQVGELGYEKGGPTKWIASLEKVTKK
- a CDS encoding response regulator, with protein sequence MADVKPKKILVVDDESDVSALVAYSLKAKGFEVAVVNDPNASIGTARTFLPDLVILDVMMPDLNGIQICRMLRADPKLKKVPVIFLTAKAEENDRVQGLETGADDYICKPFSTKELVLRVQTILRRLSEGAPEEPKRLQVGEIVVDTERHEVQIHGQPVELTATEFNLLKLLMERRGRVQTREHLLLNVWNYETEIETRTVDTHVRRLREKLGTEADWIETIRGVGYRMAEKRAQEA
- the atpA gene encoding F0F1 ATP synthase subunit alpha, with protein sequence MSTVIEQIEQQIAKLSSKAVRKNTGIIRTVADGVAKIDGLSDVAYNEMVQFPNGVIGIALNLGADEVGAVVLGDVSQLKEGDEVSTTGKLLSVPVGMALLGRVVDALGNPVDGKGPLGATETYPVERIAPGVMSRKSVNQPLFTGIQAIDSMIPIGRGQRELIIGDRGTGKTTIAIDTIINQAKINKVGLASGDPKFRPVYSIYVAVGQKNSNIVRTINALEAAGAFEFTCIVGAPAADNAANQYIAPFSGAAIGEWFMENGMDALIVYDDLSKHAVAYRQISLILKRPSGREAYPGDVFYLHSRLLERSARLDGKGSLTALPIIETQAGDVSAYIPTNVISITDGQVFLETDLFNQGIRPAVSVGLSVSRVGSSAQIKVTKQVGGKLKGELAQFRELAAFAQFGSDLDAKTKAQLDRGGRIVELFKQPAFSPISIELQAVTIYALQKGFYDGLDIKKVTAASVSIRDFFASRKDALLTEIRTKAALDKDLEAKIVAALEEWKSTYTA
- the atpD gene encoding F0F1 ATP synthase subunit beta, yielding MSNIGKIVSVIGPVVDVQFTENNVPPIYQALTVDFTVSGKPERLTLEIQQHLGEGVVRTIAMSSSEGLVRGADVVDTGNPITVPVGDGILGRIFNVTGDPVDGKGPVVHTKRYPIHRAAPALADQDTKAEILETGIKVIDLICPFIKGGKAGAFGGAGVGKTVVILELINNIAKAHGGYSVFAGVGERSREGNDLYHEMSEAGVIKQDNLGESKVALVYGQMNEPPGARMRVALSALAMTEYFRDEKNQDVLLFIDNIFRFSQAGSEVSALLGRSPSAVGYQPTLSSEMGLLQERITSTKKGSITSVQAVYVPADDLTDPAPANTFAHLDSTIVLERSIAELGIYPAVDPLASVSKALEPSIVGEEHYKVTRELQRVLQRYKDLQDIIAILGLDELSPEDKQTVYRARKIQRFLSQPFAVAEVFTGAPGKYVAVKDTVRGFKMILDGELDHVPEGDFYMKGGIDEVIAASAKK
- a CDS encoding F0F1 ATP synthase subunit delta, whose protein sequence is MATGKLQIQQLARQLFKLSLVDGRLSEERVAGVLGYVEKNQAANGLPLLKAYQRLVAAEIAKGVAVVEHAGPVSESTFAAIAGALSQRYHRPVTTTAKANPDLFAGLRVRIGDDVYESSIASQLATLSQSV
- the trmB gene encoding tRNA (guanine(46)-N(7))-methyltransferase TrmB, encoding MPLETAQAITATRLAELRALLAPLLETKLPLTLEIGSGHGHYLTAYAQAYPERYCIGIDLIGDRLDRSARKSDRAKLKNISWLRADVGVFLEALPAETRLAEIFLLFSDPWPKRRHWKNRVLQPEFLSLLASKAGEGARFCFRTDHAPYFAQAQQFVTEHADWNLCPQEPWPFELATVFQQRAEAHQSFIARRAAITHPQG
- the atpC gene encoding ATP synthase F1 subunit epsilon, coding for MSLTLEIVTPEARVYSDTIETVVIPTVDGEIGILPGHIPLLTQVADGELCVTKDGKQHYIAVGSGFAQVEGDKVSILAERAINEEKIDEAAVEDALKRAEAQLKESAHLDPAEQETLHSLVRFAGVQLALKRRQR